The region ACTGTTGAACGTGAAGGTCAAATAGTGATATATGTACTATAACAGGAAATTTTTTTCATGGAATAAAGTTGCATAATTATGAGGCAATCATTAAAGCAAAAAAGCAGGCTATTTGGCCTGCTTTTTTGTAATAATTCATGGAAAAATTCCTATACCATCTAATGAGTCGTTTTTTTATCCTCTTTTGTTTTATTAGGAGGTGTGGTTCCAGTATATATTCTTTTTAATACTTCTTGTTGTTTATCCCACTCATTAGTACGGTCAGGATGCTTTTCACCCATACTATCACCTCATGATTAGTTTTCCCGAAGTTTTTTATTACATGTGTTAAATCTAAATAAAAAGAAAAAGCTCGAAAGCTTTTTCTGTAAAAAACGATAAGAAGCTAGACTGGCCAGCAACCTTGTCTAGGCCAGCAATATTTTCTAGGGCTACAAAATCTACGAGGAGAACAAGCAAAACCGAAGCCTAATCCTAAACCTAACGCGAGGCCTAACGCTAAGAGTGCTTGACGCTCATCATTGGATCTGTTTTCCCAATCTTCAATTTCTGGCTCCTCCCATTTACGATTGTCCATATAAAGTATCCCTCCCAGTGAAATAGAAACATTATCTATACATAATATGATCGATGGTAAATAAGAGTGATTAAAGCAAAAAAAGGCTCTCAAAGGGAGAGCTGATTAGGTTTATTTTGTCACATTTAGTAAGACAAATCTTACTCTTTTATAAGTAGCTTTTTACGTTATATAATGAAGACGAAAAGAGGTGATATTCATTAGGCCTAATGAAATGTCAGCCCAATTATTTGAAAGAATCACGAATAGCAATAATCCTGTAAAGATTTCTGCATTGGCAGAAGCTTTGCATAGTACTTCACGGCAAGTTCGCTATAAGCTAGATAAGATGGACGAATTTCTGAAAGATAATAGGTTTCCCCAATTCATTCGCAAACAAAATGCAGGAATTTCCTATGTTGCCTCCCCAGAAATAGTGAAGATAATACTGGAAAAACTGCAAGAAGGGGAAGTTCATCATTATGCCTCTCAAGAAGAGAGAATTGATAGCATCTTGGCTATCTTACTTCAACAGCAAGATTACATAACCATTGATTACTTTGCAGAAAAACTACATAGTAGTCGCAGTACAATAATCAAAGATTTGAACAAAGTAAGAGAGTTACTAATAAGCAAGCACTTAGCGCTACTTTCCTCAACGAATCATGGGATTAAAATTACGGGTGAAGAAAAATATCTTCGACGAGCGTCCATTGAGCTTTTGATGAAAAGCACAGAAACCCAGGGGATACTAAGTGAAGAAATGTTGCCTAGTTTAAAAAGAGTGAATTTATTTTCTCAATCTGAAATTGCTACTCTGTTTCCCAATGCGAGTATACAAGTGATTGAGGGGTGTTTGATTGAGGCGGAGAAACAATTAGAAACCACATTTTCTGATGAGGCTTTTTATAGTTTAGTCATCCATATCGCAATCGCCATTAAAAGGCTAAAGCTTGGCAGAGATATTGTGATGTCTTACCAAGAACTTAAAAACTATGAAACAACGAAGGAATTTGCTGCGGCCTCTTATATCGCCAGTAGGTTAGAGAAAGAATTTCAAATTGAAATTCCTTATGATGAAATCGGCTATATCACGATTCATTTGTTAGGCAGTACCGTATATGTTGCCAATCCTTCATCAAGTGAAGATTGGGCAACCCTACAAATATTAACAGGGAAAATTCTAAGTGAAGTAAGCGAAAATCTTGAGCAAGAATCTTTGATTCATGATGATCAATTATTTAGTGGTTTGCTCGAGCATTTGCGACCTGCAATATACAGATTGAAAAATGGTTTAAAGTTAAAAAATCCGGTACTTGAGGAAATTAAAAACAGATACTATTATTTGTTTAACATTGTAAAGAATAGTATGTCGCCCGTGGAATGTCACGTCGGAAAGTTATTTGATGATGAAGAGATCGGCTATTTTACCTTGCACTTTGGCGCAGCTTTAGAAAAATTGAAGCCTAAGAACGAGGTAGAGAAGAACATTTTAGTGGTCTGCAGTACAGGAGTAGGTACCGCAAGGTTGCTATCGTCTAGATTGTTACAATTGTTTAATGTAAATATCGTAGACACAATTGCTTATCGTCAAGTAAATCAAGTTCTCAAGTATCAGCAAGTGGATCTGATCGTTACGACACTGCCAGTGAAATTTGACTTAGTTCCTTGGGTACAGGTGAATCCATTACTTCTAGACAAAGATATCGAAAATTTAAAGAAGTATTTGACACAATATCACTTTCAGCCAAAGAATGTGTTTGTGGAAACGATTAAACTGATTGAAGAGCATTGCGATATAAAAAATTATGATGCGTTACTTTTAGGACTGGCAAAGATCTTAAAAGCGGACATGATAGTGGAACAGAAGGGAGTTGTACAACCATTGTTGAGAGAGTTATTGACAGCAAATATGATAGAGTTAAAGGTTGAAGCAAAGAGTTGGGAGGAAGTGATTTATGCTGGTGGAAAAATTTTAGAGGCTCATGATTTGATTGAACACAGGTATGTGGATGCCATGGTAAATACAGTAAAGAAGATGGGGGCGTATATTGTTATCGCGAAGGGGATTGCCATGCCTCATGCAAGGCCGGAAGATGGTGCCAAGAAAGTGGGAATGGCATTGCTTACCCTAAAAAATCCAGTGAACTTTGGGAGTAAGGAAAATGATCCTGTTAGTGTAGCGATCTTCTTATGTGCGGTAGATAATATTACTCATTTAAAGGCTTTAGCGGAGTTAATGCAACTACTAGACGACGATGATTTTAAAAGAATGGCAGATGAAGCTAGCAGTAAAGAAGAACTTATAGCATATATCAGTAGCAAAAAGAGAGGAGAGGAGTGATTGTATCATGCTTACAATTTTAACCGTGTGTGGAAATGGTATTGGCAGCAGTATTATGCTCAAGATGAAAATTGATGAAATTTGTGAAGACCATCATATCAAAGCTTCTGTGGAATCAGCTGATTTCAATTCGGCACAAGGAAAGAAGACAGACCTGATTATCACGGTAAAAGAGTTGGCCTCTCAATTCGAGGGCCGTGAAGTGGCAGTGGTGCGTAGCTATATAAATAAGAAAAAAATTGAGGAAGATATTCTTGAAATTCTTTTGAGATTACATGAAAGTAAAATGTAGGGGGTATGATTTATGTCCACATTGACTATCATTCTAGAATTTTTTCGAGACGTTCTAAAACAACCCGCCTTATTAATGGGGATCATGGCTTTGATCGGGTTGATTGCGTTAAAAAGGCCTATGTTCAAAGTCATGACAGGGACCTTAAAACCAATATTAGGTTATTTGATGTTGGGTGCAGGTGCGGATTTTATCGTTGCGAACTTGGCCCCTCTAGGGAAAATGATTGAAGAAGGTTTTCACATTACAGGTGTAGTTCCTAACAATGAAGCGATTGTTTCTGTAGCGCAAAAAGTACTAGGAATTG is a window of Pelosinus sp. IPA-1 DNA encoding:
- a CDS encoding BglG family transcription antiterminator, which gives rise to MIFIRPNEMSAQLFERITNSNNPVKISALAEALHSTSRQVRYKLDKMDEFLKDNRFPQFIRKQNAGISYVASPEIVKIILEKLQEGEVHHYASQEERIDSILAILLQQQDYITIDYFAEKLHSSRSTIIKDLNKVRELLISKHLALLSSTNHGIKITGEEKYLRRASIELLMKSTETQGILSEEMLPSLKRVNLFSQSEIATLFPNASIQVIEGCLIEAEKQLETTFSDEAFYSLVIHIAIAIKRLKLGRDIVMSYQELKNYETTKEFAAASYIASRLEKEFQIEIPYDEIGYITIHLLGSTVYVANPSSSEDWATLQILTGKILSEVSENLEQESLIHDDQLFSGLLEHLRPAIYRLKNGLKLKNPVLEEIKNRYYYLFNIVKNSMSPVECHVGKLFDDEEIGYFTLHFGAALEKLKPKNEVEKNILVVCSTGVGTARLLSSRLLQLFNVNIVDTIAYRQVNQVLKYQQVDLIVTTLPVKFDLVPWVQVNPLLLDKDIENLKKYLTQYHFQPKNVFVETIKLIEEHCDIKNYDALLLGLAKILKADMIVEQKGVVQPLLRELLTANMIELKVEAKSWEEVIYAGGKILEAHDLIEHRYVDAMVNTVKKMGAYIVIAKGIAMPHARPEDGAKKVGMALLTLKNPVNFGSKENDPVSVAIFLCAVDNITHLKALAELMQLLDDDDFKRMADEASSKEELIAYISSKKRGEE
- a CDS encoding PTS sugar transporter subunit IIB codes for the protein MLTILTVCGNGIGSSIMLKMKIDEICEDHHIKASVESADFNSAQGKKTDLIITVKELASQFEGREVAVVRSYINKKKIEEDILEILLRLHESKM